The Methylomicrobium agile genome has a segment encoding these proteins:
- a CDS encoding helix-turn-helix transcriptional regulator codes for MAESISSRQHQILDLLLNTKVGLSIDELAAQLSISRNAVQQHIDKLERDGYVKTGMLNKTAGRPVRVFVLTEAGINSFQKQYAWFSELLLTKLRQEMGAEELKRYLHDLAESLAQGLLPQFAGKQDAERLTELIRIMNELGFKARLNTSGEEPASIEAVNCIYHDLAQKFQEVCEFDRTLIAKLLERDIEHLECMAKGGGVCKFRTQPSALRIRETFTSALNRLPETSHRRS; via the coding sequence ATGGCTGAAAGCATAAGTTCCAGGCAACATCAAATTCTCGATCTTTTACTCAACACCAAAGTTGGCCTAAGCATCGATGAACTTGCCGCTCAATTGTCGATTTCCCGGAATGCGGTGCAACAGCATATCGACAAACTGGAGCGGGACGGCTACGTAAAGACCGGCATGCTGAACAAGACCGCCGGACGTCCGGTGCGCGTGTTCGTGCTGACCGAAGCCGGCATCAACAGTTTTCAGAAACAATACGCCTGGTTTTCCGAACTGCTCCTGACAAAATTACGGCAGGAAATGGGAGCCGAGGAATTGAAACGCTATCTACATGATCTGGCGGAGTCTTTGGCGCAAGGCTTGCTGCCGCAATTTGCCGGCAAACAGGACGCGGAGCGGCTTACCGAGCTGATCAGAATCATGAACGAACTCGGCTTCAAGGCCAGGCTGAACACATCCGGCGAAGAGCCGGCCTCCATCGAGGCAGTCAATTGCATCTATCACGATCTGGCACAAAAGTTTCAGGAAGTTTGCGAGTTTGACCGCACCCTGATCGCGAAGCTGCTGGAGCGGGACATCGAGCATCTCGAATGCATGGCCAAAGGTGGAGGCGTATGTAAATTCAGGACCCAACCCAGCGCCCTCCGAATCCGTGAAACCTTCACTTCAGCGCTTAACCGCTTGCCAGAAACATCGCATCGCCGTAGCTGA
- the queA gene encoding tRNA preQ1(34) S-adenosylmethionine ribosyltransferase-isomerase QueA, translating into MKKSDFFYHLPENLIAQHPLPERQASRLLCMRTPDWRIEDRKFTDFIDLVDVKDLLVFNDTRVIPARLFGRKSTGGQIEILIERIRDAHRAVAHVRASKAPKPGAAIVLDRGHQCRVVGRAGDLFELEFDSAAPLPEILEQIGHVPLPPYIDRADEREDLSRYQTVFAKRPGAVAAPTAGLHFDREMMERIAAKGVSTAFVTLHVGSGTFQPVRVENLADHVMHQEFFSVPAETVEAVRQARERGGRVVAIGTTSVRALESASRSGRLEAGWGDTDLFIMPGYRFHVVDALLTNFHLPESTLLMLVSAFAGYETTMKAYRHAIDHSYRFFSYGDAMFLASG; encoded by the coding sequence ATGAAGAAAAGCGACTTTTTTTACCATCTGCCCGAAAATCTAATTGCCCAGCATCCGTTACCCGAGCGGCAGGCCAGCCGGCTGTTATGCATGCGGACTCCCGACTGGCGGATCGAGGACCGTAAGTTTACCGACTTTATCGATCTGGTCGACGTAAAGGACCTGCTGGTATTCAACGATACCCGGGTGATTCCTGCCCGGCTGTTCGGACGGAAAAGCACGGGCGGCCAGATCGAGATCCTGATCGAACGAATACGGGATGCGCATCGCGCCGTCGCGCATGTCCGGGCTAGCAAGGCGCCGAAGCCGGGTGCGGCAATCGTGCTGGATCGGGGGCATCAATGCAGGGTTGTCGGGCGGGCCGGTGATTTGTTCGAACTCGAATTCGATTCGGCGGCGCCGCTTCCGGAGATACTCGAACAGATCGGCCATGTGCCGCTGCCGCCTTATATCGACCGGGCCGACGAGCGGGAAGATCTGAGCCGGTACCAGACCGTTTTCGCGAAGCGGCCGGGTGCGGTGGCGGCGCCGACCGCGGGGCTGCATTTCGATCGGGAAATGATGGAACGGATTGCCGCGAAAGGCGTCTCGACCGCTTTCGTGACCCTGCATGTCGGGAGCGGCACGTTTCAGCCGGTGCGGGTCGAGAATCTGGCCGACCACGTGATGCACCAGGAATTTTTTTCGGTCCCTGCCGAAACGGTCGAAGCGGTTCGACAGGCGCGGGAGCGCGGCGGGCGTGTCGTCGCGATCGGCACGACTTCGGTTAGGGCACTTGAGTCGGCCAGCCGAAGCGGCCGGCTGGAAGCGGGCTGGGGCGATACTGATTTGTTCATTATGCCGGGATACCGTTTTCATGTGGTCGATGCACTGCTGACCAACTTTCATCTGCCCGAATCCACCCTTTTGATGCTGGTATCGGCTTTTGCCGGTTATGAAACGACCATGAAGGCGTATCGGCACGCGATCGACCACTCCTACCGTTTTTTCAGCTACGGCGATGCGATGTTTCTGGCAAGCGGTTAA
- a CDS encoding HPF/RaiA family ribosome-associated protein: MQIPLQIIFRGIEPSEAVEARIREKVAKLDRFHSHIMSCRVAVESGHHHHHQGNLYHIRIDITTPGKEIVTSRERHENQAHEDVYVAIRDAFNAATRQLEDYVRMQRGEVKNHSAQAG, from the coding sequence ATGCAAATTCCGTTACAGATCATTTTCCGCGGCATTGAGCCCTCGGAGGCGGTTGAAGCAAGAATTCGGGAAAAAGTCGCCAAACTCGATCGGTTTCACTCGCACATCATGAGTTGCAGAGTGGCGGTGGAATCCGGTCATCACCATCATCACCAGGGCAATCTGTACCATATTCGCATCGACATTACCACGCCGGGCAAGGAAATCGTCACCAGCCGCGAGCGCCATGAAAACCAGGCTCACGAAGACGTATATGTCGCGATCCGCGACGCATTCAATGCCGCGACAAGGCAACTCGAAGATTACGTCCGGATGCAGCGCGGCGAAGTTAAAAACCATTCAGCGCAGGCAGGATAA
- a CDS encoding 2Fe-2S iron-sulfur cluster-binding protein, with product MFDLLIKNNRFTCRPGETVLDALLRENVNIPYGCRAGICQSCVVQSLDVTPPAEAQGNLKDTLKSSGHFLACQCVPEQAMRLKLPAQEAGYTDCAVIGSELMNRNTRLLIIRVNDAHRYKAGQFVNLQRSDGLTRSYSIANIPQSSGALEFHIRCLPGGRFSAWVHDELKVGDSLRVSEPQGHCFYLPDRKEQGLLLIGTGTGLAPLAGILADALAHGHSGPIRLFHGSREKEDLYWTEEMRELAKRYPNLSYTPCVSSGDAPEGFAPGRANEVALAAHPDLSRWRVFLCGHPDMVKNTQKQAYLKGARLADIYCDAFVVSTEAAD from the coding sequence ATGTTCGACTTACTGATTAAAAACAACCGTTTTACCTGTCGGCCGGGCGAAACCGTGCTCGATGCGCTGCTGCGCGAGAATGTCAATATTCCTTACGGCTGTCGGGCAGGCATTTGCCAGAGCTGTGTCGTGCAAAGCCTCGACGTCACCCCGCCGGCCGAGGCGCAGGGAAACCTGAAAGACACGCTCAAAAGCAGCGGGCATTTTTTGGCCTGCCAATGCGTTCCCGAGCAAGCGATGAGGCTGAAGCTGCCCGCTCAGGAAGCCGGCTATACGGATTGTGCCGTCATTGGCAGTGAGCTGATGAACCGGAATACCCGCCTGTTGATCATCCGGGTCAATGACGCGCACAGGTACAAGGCCGGCCAGTTCGTCAATCTGCAGCGTAGCGACGGCCTGACGCGCAGCTATTCGATCGCGAACATTCCGCAATCGTCGGGGGCTCTCGAATTCCATATTCGCTGCCTGCCTGGCGGACGGTTCAGTGCCTGGGTACATGATGAGCTGAAGGTCGGCGACTCGCTTCGAGTTTCGGAGCCGCAAGGCCATTGTTTTTACCTGCCCGACCGCAAGGAGCAGGGACTCCTGCTGATCGGGACCGGCACCGGGCTGGCGCCCCTTGCGGGTATTCTGGCCGATGCGCTGGCCCACGGCCATTCGGGGCCGATCCGTCTTTTCCACGGCAGCCGCGAGAAGGAAGACCTGTATTGGACCGAGGAAATGCGCGAACTTGCCAAGCGCTACCCGAATCTTTCCTATACGCCGTGCGTTTCGAGCGGGGATGCACCGGAAGGCTTCGCTCCGGGACGTGCGAATGAGGTGGCCTTGGCTGCGCATCCCGACTTGTCCCGTTGGCGGGTATTTCTTTGCGGCCACCCGGATATGGTCAAAAACACCCAAAAGCAGGCTTATCTGAAAGGCGCCAGGCTGGCCGATATCTACTGCGACGCCTTTGTCGTCTCGACCGAGGCCGCAGACTGA
- a CDS encoding VPEID-CTERM sorting domain-containing protein — protein MKLGQKIIMGLMVILLTTGSPLAWSHPSSDSNFHNWKHTWSRTWSHGWSRAKSHSGWFHNKFGWLKNNNETNTNIGKNPPSQSGALYVVPEIDAASGTRAFALLTGFLLLAGEKSRSKRR, from the coding sequence ATGAAATTAGGACAAAAAATAATAATGGGCTTAATGGTGATATTGTTGACTACGGGCAGCCCACTGGCGTGGTCCCACCCCAGTTCCGACTCCAATTTTCACAACTGGAAACATACCTGGTCACGCACTTGGTCACATGGTTGGTCACGCGCCAAGTCCCATAGCGGCTGGTTCCATAATAAGTTCGGATGGTTAAAAAATAACAATGAAACGAACACCAACATCGGCAAAAATCCCCCCAGTCAGTCCGGAGCGCTCTATGTAGTACCGGAAATCGACGCGGCATCGGGTACCCGCGCGTTTGCGCTGCTGACGGGCTTTTTGTTGCTGGCGGGAGAAAAATCCCGATCTAAACGCCGCTGA
- a CDS encoding group I truncated hemoglobin, translated as MSDSLYERIGGEAAVNAAVELFYRKVLNDYRINRFFDKTDMDSQLAKQKAFFTYAFGGPNHYTGKDMRSAHARLVKMGMDGSHFDVVMEHLGATLHELNVPGELIAEAAGIALGARSDVLGL; from the coding sequence ATGAGTGATTCACTTTATGAAAGAATTGGCGGCGAAGCAGCGGTCAACGCCGCCGTGGAGCTTTTCTATCGGAAAGTCTTGAACGATTATCGGATCAACCGTTTCTTCGACAAAACCGACATGGACAGCCAGCTTGCCAAGCAAAAGGCGTTTTTCACTTATGCGTTCGGCGGGCCGAACCATTACACCGGCAAAGACATGCGCAGCGCACATGCGCGTCTGGTCAAAATGGGTATGGACGGTTCGCATTTCGATGTGGTGATGGAGCATTTGGGGGCTACGCTGCACGAATTGAATGTGCCTGGAGAGTTGATCGCCGAAGCTGCCGGTATTGCTCTCGGCGCGCGTTCGGATGTCCTGGGCTTGTAA